Proteins from one Rosa chinensis cultivar Old Blush chromosome 7, RchiOBHm-V2, whole genome shotgun sequence genomic window:
- the LOC112175353 gene encoding putative disease resistance protein RGA1 — MGGMGKTTLAQLAYNDKKVTSQFDKKVWVCVSDPFDEIKISKAIIENLGGAYSSSNELETLLLCIRSHVENKKFLLVLDDVWTEDKTKWENLKLPVIMQSCAEGSTILVTTRKQGVAKMMRATSSMILLDKLRDRDCLALFNSIAFWDREEDEANGFGAIGEEIVKKCKGLPLTVKTLGSLVWHKKTREEWREVLNSKIWELEEVEEQVFRPLLLSYSDLTPAVKRCLLYCAIFPKDYELGKNNLIELWMSQDYLNSKKNKQKRRIGQNYFESLAMRSFFQDFRKDDMGNIIGCKMHDIVHDFVHSLAEQEIIIIEAVEGANQRMELSGDKVRHLTLTTLPEGPLSFPTSFYNCKNMRTLTLPDSSITTVSLGSIMQMKCLRTLNLSHKILNEVPKEIGELIHLRHMDLSHSGNLKELPDAVCDLYNLQTLVLGGCSELEKLPKAMGKLINLKHLYVRNCYKLRYLPKGIGSLKILEALDCFYVCEGNDEALKLGDLGTMDQLQGSLWIERLGKDDASEIEKAQFRNKEHLSHLGVGFQVGDGDGDGDGDAAAVQRKGHEEILNALQPPQNLEFLSIWNCHGTTEPLYWIKSLHNLRKVDLLNWEFCELLPPLGKLPSLEILRIWAMEKVKKVGVEFLGIEKEEEVSGILFPKLKELSFIGMPNWEEWEGIIKDSSEITIMPWLSNLEIVRCPKLKALPNFLYKITTLRTLKITSCEILERDYQKGVGKEWHNFSHIPNLTIESP; from the coding sequence ATGGGAGGGATGGGGAAAACAACTCTTGCCCAATTAGCCTATAACGATAAAAAGGTTACAAGCCAATTTGATAAGAAAGTCTGGGTTTGTGTCTCAGATCCTTTTGATGAGATTAAGATTTCTAAAGCGATCATTGAAAATCTGGGTGGGGCCTATAGCAGTTCAAATGAGTTGGAAACTCTACTTCTATGTATAAGGTCACACGTTGAGAATAAGAAGTTTCTCCTCGTCCTAGATGATGTGTGGACAGAGGACAAAACCAAGTGGGAAAATTTGAAACTACCAGTAATAATGCAAAGTTGTGCTGAAGGCAGTACAATACTGGTAACCACGCGAAAACAAGGGGTTGCTAAAATGATGAGGGCAACTAGTAGCATGATCCTTTTAGACAAGTTGAGGGATAGGGATTGTCTAGCATTGTTCAATAGCATCGCATTTTGGGATAGGGAAGAAGATGAGGCTAATGGGTTTGGAGCTATTGGTGAGGAAATTGTGAAAAAGTGTAAAGGTTTGCCTCTTACGGTAAAGACTTTAGGCAGTCTAGTGTGGCATAAGAAAACAAGAGAGGAATGGCGGGAGGTTCTGAATAGTAAGATATGGGAATTAGAAGAAGTTGAGGAACAAGTTTTCAGACCACTATTACTAAGTTATTCTGATTTGACCCCAGCAGTTAAGAGGTGTCTTTTGTATTGTGCTATATTTCCTAAAGATTATGAGTTAGGAAAAAATAATTTGATTGAGCTTTGGATGTCACAAGATTATCttaattcaaagaaaaacaaacaaaaaagaagaataggTCAAAATTATTTTGAAAGTCTAGCAATGCGGTCTTTCTTTCAAGATTTTAGAAAAGATGATATGGGAAATATTATAGGGTGTAAGATGCATGATATTGTGCATGACTTTGTGCACTCTCTAGCTGAACAAGAAATCATTATTATAGAAGCAGTTGAGGGTGCTAATCAAAGAATGGAGCTATCGGGTGATAAAGTTCGTCATTTGACCTTAACAACTTTACCCGAAGGTCCACTTTCATTTCCTACTTCATTTTACAATTGCAAAAATATGCGTACCCTCACACTCCCTGATTCAAGCATTACAACCGTAAGCCTTGGTTCAATTATGCAAATGAAATGTCTTAGGACATTGAATTTGAGTCATAAAATCCTCAATGAAGTTCCAAAAGAGATCGGGGAATTGATTCATTTGAGACACATGGATTTGTCTCACAGTGGCAATTTGAAAGAATTACCGGATGCTGTGTGTGATTTATACAATCTACAAACTCTGGTCCTTGGGGGGTGCTCAGAACTTGAGAAACTACCCAAAGCAATGGGAAAGTTGATTAACTTGAAGCATCTATATGTTCGGAATTGTTATAAGCTGAGGTACTTACCAAAAGGGATTGGGAGTTTGAAAATTCTGGAAGCACTAGATTGCTTTTATGTGTGTGAGGGTAATGACGAAGCATTGAAATTAGGAGATCTCGGAACCATGGACCAGCTTCAGGGGAGCCTTTGGATAGAAAGATTGGGGAAAGATGATGCGAGTGAGATTGAGAAAGCTCAGTTCAGGAATAAGGAGCACCTCTCTCATTTGGGAGTAGGTTTCCAGgtcggagatggagatggagatggagatggagatgcaGCAGCAGTGCAGAGAAAAGGTCATGAAGAAATACTGAATGCATTGCAACCACCTCAAAATTTGGAATTTTTATCCATTTGGAATTGCCATGGCACCACCGAGCCTCTCTATTGGATCAAGTCTTTGCACAACTTGAGAAAAGTTGATCTCTTAaattgggagttttgtgaacttTTGCCTCCTCTTGGAAAATTGCCATCGCTTGAAATTTTGCGCATATGGGCGATGGAGAAAGTGAAAAAGGTGGGAGTTGAATTTCTGGgaatagaaaaagaagaagaagtctcAGGAATTCTATTCCCCAAATTGAAAGAGCTCTCTTTTATTGGCATGCCCAACTGGGAAGAATGGGAAGGAATAATAAAGGATTCTTCTGAAATTACAATAATGCCATGGCTTTCTAACTTGGAAATTGTTCGGTGTCCAAAGCTAAAAGCACTGCCAAACTTCCTCTACAAGATAACAACACTGCGGACTTTGAAGATCACGTCTTGTGAAATTCTGGAACGAGATTACCAAAAAGGCGTGGGGAAGGAGTGGCACAACTTTTCTCACATCCCAAACCTCACAATTGAATCTCCATGA
- the LOC121050660 gene encoding uncharacterized protein LOC121050660 → MEDNYNTWVQSMSMALTIKNKKGFIDGTLKRPTHNPDEQQQWDRCNTLVKTWLLGAMSKEISSSVIHCKEARENAIHDCKQGANSVTAFFTKLKSLWDEKDALCTFPPCQCEVAAEVKTYLETQKTMKFLMGLGESYAAIRSNVIGMDPLPNVNKAYAMALRHEKQAEVSNGKTAAPPEASAFSVTKFHRAPNSTEGEKKCEKCNMTNHSTKNCR, encoded by the exons ATGGAAGATAATTACAACACATGGGTCCAGTCTATGAGCATGGCCCTAACTATCAAGAATAAGAAAGGCTTCATTGATGGGACTCTCAAGAGACCAACACACAATCCTGACGAGCAGCAACAATGGGATCGATGCAATACCCTTGTCAAGACTTGGCTACTTGGGGCAATGTCAAAGGAAATCTCAAGCAGCGTTATTCACTGCAAAGAAGCGAGAG AGAATGCTATTCATGACTGCAAACAAGGTGCCAATTCAGTTACAGCATTTTTCACAAAACTTAAAAGTCTTTGGGATGAAAAGGATGCCCTTTGTACTTTTCCACCATGCCAATGTGAAGTGGCTGCTGAAGTCAAAACCTATCTAGAAACACAGAAGACTATGAAGTTTCTGATGGGACTTGGTGAGAGCTATGCAGCCATTCGCAGTAATGTAATTGGAATGGATCCACTTCCAAATGTAAACAAGGCTTATGCCATGGCCTTGCGTCATGAGAAACAGGCAGAGGTCTCTAATGGGAAGACAGCTGCACCACCTGAAGCGTCCGCCTTCTCTGTGACTAAGTTCCATCGTGCTCCTAATTCAACAGAAGGAGAGAAGAAATGTGAAAAGTGCAACATGACAAATCATAGCACGAAAAATTGCAGGTAA